The Calditrichota bacterium genome has a window encoding:
- the gap gene encoding type I glyceraldehyde-3-phosphate dehydrogenase, with product MPIRVAINGFGRIGRLVFRGIYNDPRFEVVAINDLTSAKTLAHLLKYDSTQGKFNESVSVTDTGLQVGKNHIEVTAEKDPKKLQWADNKTDIVVESTGAKSFRDRAGVQQHIDAGAKKVLLTVPSKDEIDATIVLGINDKDLKPEHKLVSNASCTTNCVAPMAKVLLDSFGIEHAFMTTIHSYTNDQNILDAPHSDLRRARSAAVSIIPTTTGAARTVGKIIKELKGKIDGTALRVPTPTGSITDLVVNTTKPVTVEAVNAAFKKAAEGPMKGVLQYTEEELVSVDIIGNPHSCIFDAKSTMVMGDHMVKIFGWYDNEWGYSMRCVDLLAMMGK from the coding sequence ATGCCAATTCGAGTAGCAATTAACGGATTCGGCCGCATCGGCCGCCTCGTGTTTCGCGGAATCTACAACGATCCGCGCTTTGAAGTCGTCGCAATCAACGACTTGACCAGTGCCAAAACGCTTGCGCATCTCTTGAAATACGATTCGACGCAGGGCAAGTTCAACGAATCGGTTTCCGTGACGGACACCGGTCTGCAAGTCGGCAAGAATCACATCGAAGTGACCGCCGAAAAAGATCCCAAGAAGCTGCAGTGGGCTGACAACAAGACGGACATCGTCGTCGAATCCACGGGCGCGAAATCCTTCCGCGACCGCGCGGGTGTGCAGCAGCACATCGACGCAGGTGCGAAGAAAGTGCTTCTGACGGTTCCGTCGAAAGACGAAATCGACGCGACGATCGTGCTCGGCATCAACGACAAGGATTTGAAGCCCGAACACAAACTCGTCTCGAACGCAAGCTGCACGACGAACTGCGTCGCACCGATGGCGAAAGTGTTGTTGGACAGCTTCGGCATCGAACACGCATTCATGACCACTATTCACAGCTACACGAACGACCAGAACATCCTTGACGCGCCGCACAGCGATTTGCGCCGTGCTCGTTCCGCCGCCGTGAGCATCATCCCCACGACAACCGGCGCTGCGCGCACCGTAGGCAAAATCATCAAGGAACTCAAAGGCAAGATCGACGGCACCGCGCTGCGTGTCCCGACTCCGACCGGCTCGATCACAGACTTGGTCGTGAACACAACCAAGCCCGTAACCGTCGAAGCCGTGAACGCCGCCTTCAAGAAAGCCGCCGAGGGTCCGATGAAGGGTGTGCTTCAATACACCGAAGAAGAACTCGTGTCCGTCGATATCATCGGCAATCCGCATTCCTGCATCTTCGACGCGAAGTCGACGATGGTGATGGGCGACCACATGGTCAAGATCTTCGGTTGGTACGACAACGAGTGGGGCTACTCGATGCGCTGCGTCGACCTCTTGGCGATGATGGGCAAATAA
- a CDS encoding DUF1232 domain-containing protein, which produces MTRKRKIGFAGFLSWFAVLPRTKQGWQFVFRRASLFRSMITEFVHGKAKTPWGTIIAVVAIVIYVAMPFDLIPDFLLFFGWLDDAFIVLKLFSLIKVDLRRFLKQREIDPKPFDLQD; this is translated from the coding sequence ATGACACGCAAACGGAAAATCGGTTTCGCTGGATTCCTGTCTTGGTTCGCGGTGTTGCCGCGCACCAAGCAGGGGTGGCAGTTTGTGTTCCGCAGAGCTTCGCTCTTTCGGAGCATGATCACGGAGTTTGTTCACGGCAAAGCCAAAACTCCGTGGGGAACCATTATCGCCGTCGTCGCGATTGTGATCTACGTCGCGATGCCGTTCGATTTGATTCCCGATTTCTTACTGTTCTTTGGCTGGCTCGATGACGCGTTTATTGTTCTGAAACTGTTCTCGTTGATCAAAGTCGATCTGCGGAGATTCTTGAAGCAGCGCGAGATCGATCCCAAGCCGTTTGATTTGCAAGATTAA
- a CDS encoding DUF4920 domain-containing protein: MKTKAILLLAISAIILTACSSSKQMQTFGEAPTLKHSANVTELNANPAAYVDQDVLISGKVVDMCMHMGCWVEIEQADNSKILCKSLDESVTFPQETLGKEIELQGKLMYDENAPGYVEEKGEGEEAHACPAPAIMVAIKGAKVKGL, translated from the coding sequence ATGAAAACCAAAGCTATTCTTCTGCTCGCGATTTCCGCTATTATTCTGACTGCCTGCTCATCTTCCAAGCAAATGCAAACCTTTGGCGAGGCTCCGACGCTCAAGCACAGCGCCAACGTCACCGAATTGAACGCAAATCCAGCGGCCTATGTCGATCAGGACGTGTTGATATCGGGCAAAGTTGTGGATATGTGCATGCACATGGGCTGTTGGGTCGAAATCGAGCAAGCAGACAATTCCAAGATTCTCTGCAAGAGTCTTGACGAATCAGTGACTTTTCCGCAAGAGACACTTGGCAAAGAAATCGAGTTGCAAGGCAAGTTGATGTACGACGAAAACGCGCCCGGCTACGTCGAAGAAAAAGGTGAAGGCGAAGAAGCGCACGCCTGTCCGGCTCCTGCAATCATGGTCGCAATCAAAGGCGCGAAAGTCAAAGGCCTGTAA